Proteins from a single region of Mucilaginibacter daejeonensis:
- a CDS encoding ABC transporter substrate-binding protein yields MPETIILKGITWNHSRGFVPMTATAQRFTELNPNVEIIWEKRSLQQFADLSIEQLAERYDLLVIDHPWAGFAARTRAILPFDEYLSSEFLKDQADHTVGHSHESYNFHGQQWALAIDAATPVASSRPDLLQQHGLQLPTNFEELMDMAKAGLVACPLIPIDSLMTFYTFCCSLGEDPCQQDDVVVSEEIGVKALQMYRQLAQSVDPVCFDLNPIRIYELMTRNDQVAYCPFAYGYSNYSRAGYARKVLHFHDMISLNGNTNLRSTLGGTGLAVSSKCAHIDVAMQYAEMVASPACQEYLYTDNGGQPGHLTAWTSDHTNGYTNNYFTNTLPALQRAFLRPRYYGSMYFQDHAGDVVRDHLMKGGSEVEALHAMNDLFKRSKEIA; encoded by the coding sequence ATGCCCGAAACAATAATATTAAAAGGTATCACCTGGAATCACAGCCGCGGCTTTGTGCCCATGACGGCCACCGCCCAGCGCTTTACCGAGCTGAACCCCAATGTCGAGATCATTTGGGAGAAACGCTCGTTACAACAATTCGCCGACCTTTCTATCGAACAGCTTGCCGAGCGGTATGACCTGCTAGTGATCGATCACCCGTGGGCTGGTTTTGCTGCCCGCACCCGTGCTATTTTGCCGTTCGATGAATATCTAAGCTCCGAGTTCCTGAAAGACCAGGCCGACCATACCGTAGGCCACTCGCATGAGAGCTATAACTTTCACGGCCAGCAATGGGCTTTGGCCATTGATGCCGCCACACCGGTGGCCTCGAGCCGTCCCGACCTGCTGCAACAGCATGGCCTGCAGCTGCCTACCAACTTTGAAGAATTGATGGATATGGCCAAGGCTGGCCTGGTGGCTTGTCCGCTGATACCGATCGATTCGTTAATGACCTTCTACACCTTTTGCTGTTCACTTGGCGAAGACCCTTGCCAGCAGGACGACGTGGTGGTAAGTGAAGAGATCGGTGTAAAGGCCCTACAGATGTACCGTCAGCTGGCGCAAAGCGTTGACCCGGTATGCTTCGACCTCAACCCCATCCGCATTTACGAGTTAATGACCCGTAACGATCAAGTGGCTTACTGCCCATTCGCGTACGGTTATTCCAACTACTCGCGCGCTGGTTATGCCCGTAAGGTGCTGCATTTTCATGATATGATCAGCCTGAACGGGAACACTAATTTACGGTCTACCTTAGGTGGCACCGGTTTGGCCGTATCGTCTAAATGTGCCCATATCGATGTGGCCATGCAGTACGCTGAGATGGTGGCTTCGCCCGCTTGCCAGGAATATCTGTATACCGACAACGGCGGTCAGCCAGGTCACTTAACTGCCTGGACCAGTGACCACACGAATGGTTATACTAATAACTACTTTACAAATACTTTACCTGCTTTACAGCGAGCCTTCTTACGCCCCCGCTATTACGGTTCCATGTATTTTCAGGACCATGCCGGCGATGTGGTTCGGGATCACCTGATGAAAGGTGGCAGTGAGGTAGAAGCGTTACACGCCATGAATGACCTTTTCAAACGATCAAAGGAGATAGCTTAA
- a CDS encoding histone deacetylase family protein: MLKIAFDPIYAHPLPEGHRFPMLKYELIPAQLLHEGAITKENLFSPEPLDEETILLTHDAEYWKQLRDLTLSPKEQRRIGFPLNAQLVQREIRIAKGTIDGCYFAMQNGVAFNVAGGTHHAGTNWGEGFCMLNDQAIAANHLLNKGEVERILIIDLDVHQGNGTAQIFEQEPRVFTFSMHGANNFPARKERSDLDISLPDGVGDEEFLNIVNDNVPRLIEQVRPQMTFYLSGVDVLASDKLGKLTLSREGCQERDRIVLKNCKDAGIPVQVSMGGGYSPNIKDIVDAHCNTYKVALDLYF, translated from the coding sequence ATGCTCAAGATAGCTTTTGACCCGATCTACGCACATCCTTTACCTGAAGGTCACCGGTTCCCGATGCTTAAATATGAGTTGATCCCGGCGCAATTGTTACATGAAGGAGCGATCACCAAAGAGAATCTTTTTTCGCCTGAGCCCTTGGATGAGGAGACGATCCTGCTCACTCATGATGCCGAATACTGGAAGCAACTGCGCGACCTCACCTTGTCGCCAAAGGAACAGCGCCGCATCGGCTTCCCTTTGAACGCACAATTAGTGCAGCGCGAGATCAGGATCGCTAAGGGAACTATTGACGGTTGTTATTTTGCCATGCAGAACGGAGTAGCGTTCAATGTAGCCGGAGGAACGCACCACGCTGGTACCAACTGGGGAGAAGGGTTTTGTATGTTGAATGATCAGGCTATAGCCGCTAACCATCTATTAAACAAAGGTGAAGTAGAACGCATCCTCATCATTGATCTGGATGTGCATCAGGGTAATGGCACCGCGCAGATATTTGAGCAGGAGCCAAGGGTGTTCACATTCTCAATGCATGGGGCCAATAATTTTCCTGCCCGTAAAGAACGGTCAGATCTGGACATATCGTTGCCCGACGGCGTTGGCGATGAAGAGTTTTTGAATATCGTTAACGATAACGTACCGCGGCTTATCGAGCAGGTTCGACCGCAAATGACCTTCTATCTGTCAGGAGTTGACGTGCTCGCCAGTGACAAACTTGGCAAACTAACGCTGAGCCGCGAAGGGTGCCAGGAGCGCGATCGTATCGTATTAAAGAATTGCAAGGATGCCGGTATACCAGTTCAAGTAAGCATGGGTGGTGGGTATTCGCCCAACATCAAAGACATCGTTGATGCTCATTGCAATACCTACAAGGTAGCGCTTGATCTATATTTTTAA
- a CDS encoding DUF3291 domain-containing protein, which yields MIVSITMVRYRKALIPFALLAMAVHRLPLALQKGCCFWKLMGSGKGGTFSLNPDWQQWSLLTVWDDQQELERFYERSFILSWWKKLSTEQWTIWLSPLQAHGKWDGKEPFKASEQQHTGPVAVLTRATIRFNRLKNFWAHVDEAAKSMLEAEGYINSFGVGEAPAYRQATFSVWESLDDVKNYAYRSRTHADIIKKTRAEGWYSEELFARFKPLKAWGTLNGVDPLHGKLNLINLNEDHS from the coding sequence ATGATAGTTAGTATAACCATGGTCAGGTACCGCAAAGCGCTGATACCTTTTGCTCTGCTGGCCATGGCCGTGCACCGTTTGCCATTGGCCCTGCAGAAAGGCTGCTGCTTTTGGAAACTAATGGGCAGTGGCAAAGGTGGCACCTTTTCATTAAATCCTGATTGGCAGCAATGGTCGCTGCTCACGGTATGGGATGATCAACAAGAACTCGAACGCTTCTATGAGCGATCATTCATCCTTTCCTGGTGGAAAAAGCTATCGACCGAGCAATGGACCATCTGGCTGTCGCCGCTACAGGCACATGGTAAATGGGATGGTAAAGAGCCATTTAAAGCATCAGAGCAACAACACACCGGCCCCGTAGCCGTGCTGACCAGGGCCACCATACGTTTCAACCGGTTAAAGAACTTTTGGGCACATGTGGACGAGGCCGCTAAGTCAATGCTGGAAGCTGAGGGCTATATCAACTCTTTTGGTGTGGGTGAAGCCCCCGCTTATCGTCAGGCTACGTTCTCGGTATGGGAGAGCTTGGATGATGTCAAAAATTATGCGTACCGCTCTCGTACTCACGCCGATATCATCAAAAAGACACGGGCCGAAGGCTGGTATAGTGAAGAGCTGTTCGCGCGGTTCAAGCCGTTGAAGGCATGGGGAACGCTAAATGGCGTGGACCCGCTGCATGGTAAATTAAACTTAATTAATCTAAATGAGGATCATAGCTGA
- a CDS encoding CaiB/BaiF CoA transferase family protein produces MRPLQGYLVVDFSQFLSGPSAGLRLADLGARVIKIERPDTGDICRHLYTSNVIMNSESSVFHAINRNKESFVADLKNEADKQQLWELIKKADVVMHNYRPGVMERLGFDFESVKAVNPTVIYGEISGYGNEGPYKDKPGQDLLLQSLTGLTWLTGNAGGPVPMGLSIIDMLAGTHLAQGLLACLVRRSIKNEGALVQVSMMESAYDLQFEAVTTYYYDGKLPERSAKNNAHAYLGAPYGIYKTANGHMALAMGSIPQLGQLLQCDALLLYTDIGSAFHQRDEIKAILADHLLTGTTESWLSVLQPADIWCAEVLSWDVLMQQEGFKALDMIQEVTMKDGYSYRTTRCPIRIDGELLTSAKGSPALGQDTDHILKELNQEQL; encoded by the coding sequence ATGAGACCGTTACAAGGATATTTAGTGGTCGACTTTAGCCAATTCCTTTCGGGACCATCGGCAGGTTTGCGCCTGGCCGATCTAGGTGCAAGGGTGATCAAGATAGAACGACCCGATACCGGCGATATTTGCCGCCATTTGTACACCTCCAATGTGATCATGAACAGCGAATCGTCGGTGTTCCATGCCATCAACCGTAATAAGGAAAGCTTTGTGGCCGACCTCAAGAACGAGGCGGATAAGCAACAACTTTGGGAGTTGATAAAAAAGGCCGACGTAGTGATGCACAACTACCGCCCCGGCGTAATGGAGCGTTTAGGGTTCGACTTTGAAAGCGTGAAAGCGGTTAACCCGACGGTCATATATGGCGAGATATCAGGCTACGGCAACGAGGGGCCTTATAAAGATAAACCTGGTCAAGACCTTTTGTTACAATCACTTACCGGCCTTACCTGGCTTACAGGTAACGCAGGTGGGCCGGTGCCTATGGGCTTGTCCATCATTGATATGCTGGCCGGCACGCACCTGGCTCAAGGCCTGTTGGCTTGCCTGGTACGCCGTTCGATCAAGAACGAAGGTGCATTGGTGCAGGTGAGTATGATGGAGTCGGCGTATGACCTGCAATTCGAGGCCGTGACCACCTACTATTATGACGGCAAATTGCCCGAACGGTCAGCCAAAAATAACGCTCATGCTTACTTAGGCGCACCTTACGGGATATATAAAACAGCCAACGGACACATGGCGTTGGCCATGGGTTCTATACCGCAACTGGGTCAGCTCCTGCAATGCGATGCCTTGTTGCTTTACACTGACATCGGTTCGGCGTTCCACCAGCGTGATGAGATCAAAGCTATATTGGCCGATCACCTGCTTACCGGCACTACCGAAAGCTGGCTTTCAGTACTGCAACCTGCCGATATTTGGTGTGCCGAAGTATTAAGCTGGGATGTACTGATGCAACAAGAAGGCTTCAAAGCACTGGATATGATCCAGGAAGTGACCATGAAAGATGGCTACAGTTACCGTACCACCCGCTGCCCCATCCGCATCGATGGTGAACTGCTCACCTCAGCTAAAGGATCACCGGCACTTGGACAAGATACTGACCATATTTTGAAGGAATTAAACCAAGAGCAGCTATGA
- a CDS encoding GAF domain-containing protein, with product MAEDLTILHTENKADQYRSLIPQIEALLYGETDLVANMANMVAALKEQFKWFWVGFYLVKDNELVLGPFQGPVACTRIGPGKGVCGASWQQKQTLIVPDVEAFPGHIACSSLSRSEIVVPLFSDGEVVAVLDVDSELLDQFDDTDKQNLEQLVKLLRF from the coding sequence ATGGCCGAAGATCTGACTATACTACATACCGAAAATAAAGCTGACCAATATCGCTCGCTCATCCCTCAAATAGAGGCATTGCTCTATGGCGAGACCGACCTTGTTGCCAATATGGCGAATATGGTGGCCGCATTGAAAGAGCAATTCAAATGGTTCTGGGTGGGATTTTACCTGGTCAAGGATAATGAACTAGTATTAGGCCCGTTCCAGGGGCCGGTAGCTTGTACCCGCATCGGCCCGGGCAAAGGTGTTTGCGGAGCCTCTTGGCAGCAAAAACAAACCCTGATCGTGCCTGATGTAGAAGCGTTCCCGGGGCATATCGCTTGCAGTTCATTGTCGCGGTCTGAGATCGTGGTGCCATTGTTCAGTGATGGCGAAGTGGTTGCCGTCCTGGATGTGGACAGCGAACTATTGGACCAGTTCGATGATACCGATAAGCAGAACCTTGAACAATTGGTGAAACTGCTCCGCTTTTAA
- a CDS encoding CaiB/BaiF CoA transferase family protein: MTRPLEGLLVLEFSQFMAGPTAGLRLADLGARVIKIERPVKGEAGRQIAIRNIFVNGDSLVFHTINRNKESYAADLKDPEDLERVKKLIAQADVMTHNFRPGVMEKIGLDYEAVQQVNPKIIYGMVTGYGSKGPWASRPGQDLLIQSLSGLTYLSDTNDAGPVPFGLAVADIMCGAHFVQGILAALIKRGKTQKSVLVEVSLLESVLDLQFEFLTTHLNDGGLLPQRSSVKGSGHAYLSAPYGIYRTANDYLALAMGDLYKIGTAIGVDLSMFDTPALWFERRDEILELLSAQLLTKTTQDWLDLLEPKGIWCSEVLSYAQSLHHEAFEALGIKQHVTLPDGKSLHTTRCPIRIDHQRLYSDVPAPRPGAHTQQIDQQFNLTQA; the protein is encoded by the coding sequence ATGACACGACCGTTAGAAGGGCTGCTGGTATTGGAGTTCAGCCAGTTCATGGCCGGGCCAACTGCCGGGCTGCGTTTGGCCGATCTGGGTGCCCGCGTGATCAAGATCGAGCGGCCTGTAAAAGGTGAAGCCGGCCGGCAGATCGCTATCCGTAACATTTTTGTCAATGGTGATAGTCTGGTGTTCCATACGATCAATCGTAATAAAGAATCATACGCTGCCGACCTGAAAGATCCTGAGGACCTGGAACGCGTCAAAAAACTGATCGCACAGGCCGACGTCATGACCCATAACTTTCGCCCCGGCGTAATGGAAAAGATAGGGTTAGATTATGAGGCCGTGCAGCAGGTCAATCCTAAGATCATTTACGGTATGGTGACCGGCTATGGCAGCAAAGGTCCATGGGCCTCGCGCCCTGGTCAGGACCTGCTAATACAATCTTTATCGGGCCTTACTTACTTATCTGATACTAATGATGCCGGCCCGGTGCCTTTTGGTTTGGCCGTGGCCGATATCATGTGCGGCGCTCATTTTGTGCAAGGCATACTGGCTGCGCTGATCAAGCGTGGCAAAACACAAAAAAGCGTGTTGGTAGAGGTCAGCCTGCTTGAGTCGGTGCTTGACCTGCAATTCGAGTTCTTGACCACACATTTGAATGATGGTGGCCTGCTTCCGCAGCGCAGTAGCGTAAAAGGCAGCGGCCACGCCTACCTGAGCGCTCCATACGGCATCTACCGTACCGCTAACGACTACCTGGCACTGGCCATGGGCGACCTATATAAGATCGGTACCGCCATCGGTGTAGACCTGTCAATGTTTGATACACCGGCCTTATGGTTCGAGCGCCGGGACGAGATACTGGAGCTGCTATCGGCACAACTGCTTACCAAGACCACTCAGGATTGGCTGGACCTGTTAGAGCCTAAAGGCATTTGGTGCAGTGAAGTACTTAGCTATGCACAAAGCCTTCATCATGAAGCTTTTGAAGCATTAGGTATCAAGCAACATGTTACCCTTCCTGATGGCAAAAGCTTACACACCACCCGCTGCCCGATCCGTATAGACCATCAACGTTTATACAGCGATGTGCCAGCCCCGCGCCCTGGTGCGCACACCCAACAGATCGATCAACAATTTAACCTGACCCAAGCATGA
- a CDS encoding alpha/beta hydrolase, protein MAKLFLIAGLGADRRLFDKLSLPGHELVHVDWIEPEKHDTISTYAKKLIEHYQIPEGANLLGVSLGGIMTVEISNMNRLGKAIIVSSIKESSEIPPYFRFFRRVPIYKILPHRFYVSMGNLIKPLFGDTKGKTGFLFVDMIKHSSPVFMRWAMHAVLRWKPKPVTQKTYHIIGNNDLIFPHRYINSSTHIVERGSHDMVYTRAAEISGIILDILNE, encoded by the coding sequence ATGGCTAAACTGTTCCTAATAGCCGGTTTGGGTGCCGATAGGCGCTTATTTGATAAATTATCGCTTCCAGGTCATGAACTGGTGCATGTAGATTGGATAGAGCCCGAAAAGCATGATACCATTAGCACTTATGCTAAAAAGCTTATCGAACATTATCAGATACCGGAAGGCGCCAATCTTTTGGGCGTGTCCTTGGGTGGTATCATGACGGTCGAGATCAGCAACATGAATCGGCTGGGCAAAGCGATCATCGTTTCCAGCATTAAGGAATCGAGCGAGATACCGCCTTACTTTAGATTCTTCAGAAGGGTGCCCATTTATAAGATATTGCCGCACCGGTTCTATGTATCCATGGGTAACCTGATCAAGCCGTTATTTGGCGATACCAAGGGTAAGACCGGCTTTTTGTTCGTGGACATGATCAAACATAGCTCGCCCGTTTTTATGCGGTGGGCCATGCACGCAGTGTTGAGGTGGAAACCGAAGCCCGTTACTCAAAAGACCTATCACATCATCGGGAATAACGACCTGATATTTCCACACCGATACATCAATTCTTCAACACATATCGTGGAACGTGGCAGCCATGATATGGTCTATACCCGGGCGGCCGAGATCAGCGGCATTATTTTAGATATCCTAAACGAATGA
- a CDS encoding extracellular solute-binding protein — MNGTDTIRIAVRKFGPFESAMQKLWDNFCADTGCSLKAEMVPMDLEVLHKAILEDEGLLNGDWDIAHVNTDWLYEAWSSGALEDVSPYINKIAPDDFPNGWSPSLLGMQQLGNGIYGLPFHDGPECLIYRKDLFEDSAEQRRFHELHGKILELPKTWDEFQTVARFFHRPEQNFYGTVFAGYPDGHNTVFDLVLQLWTRGGDLTDACGAINIDTQAALDGLTYYRNILRDNQAVHPQSMAYESVQMGMAFARGEAAMMVNWFGFASMCEVLPESMVKGKVDIAPIPHAPGSASASLNVYWLYTIGSGSRHKQIAYDLIRYATSKASDKLLTLEGGIGCRISTWKDEGINTIVPYYHKLEQLHQVARSLPQKSNWAQIAKVIDEVVLAAIDTDRPISLILQAGQQRIEQLTNRK; from the coding sequence ATGAACGGCACGGACACCATCAGGATAGCCGTACGTAAGTTCGGCCCGTTCGAGAGCGCTATGCAAAAGCTCTGGGATAACTTTTGCGCCGACACCGGCTGTTCGCTCAAGGCCGAGATGGTGCCTATGGACCTGGAAGTGCTTCACAAAGCCATACTGGAAGATGAAGGCCTGCTCAACGGCGACTGGGACATTGCTCACGTGAATACCGATTGGCTTTACGAGGCCTGGAGCAGTGGAGCACTGGAAGACGTTAGCCCATATATAAACAAGATCGCTCCTGATGATTTCCCTAACGGCTGGAGCCCTTCGTTGCTGGGCATGCAACAGTTAGGTAACGGCATTTATGGGCTACCGTTTCATGATGGTCCCGAATGCCTGATCTACCGCAAGGACCTTTTTGAGGACAGCGCAGAACAACGTCGTTTCCATGAGCTGCATGGCAAGATTCTCGAGTTACCGAAGACATGGGACGAGTTCCAGACCGTGGCCCGCTTTTTCCATCGCCCCGAGCAGAACTTTTACGGTACGGTGTTCGCCGGGTATCCGGATGGGCACAATACCGTTTTTGACCTCGTGCTTCAGCTTTGGACACGCGGTGGGGATCTGACCGATGCCTGCGGCGCTATCAACATCGATACGCAGGCGGCGCTGGACGGGCTCACCTATTACCGCAACATTTTGCGCGACAACCAGGCGGTGCATCCACAAAGCATGGCGTACGAATCGGTTCAAATGGGGATGGCCTTTGCCCGTGGCGAAGCGGCCATGATGGTGAACTGGTTCGGCTTTGCATCCATGTGCGAGGTGTTGCCCGAGTCGATGGTCAAAGGCAAGGTCGACATCGCCCCTATCCCACATGCGCCGGGTTCGGCATCTGCTTCCCTTAATGTTTATTGGTTGTACACCATAGGCTCCGGAAGCAGGCACAAACAGATCGCTTACGATCTTATTCGTTACGCCACCAGCAAGGCGAGCGATAAACTCCTGACCTTGGAAGGCGGTATTGGTTGCCGCATCTCTACCTGGAAAGATGAAGGCATCAACACCATCGTACCCTATTACCATAAACTGGAACAGCTACATCAGGTAGCGCGATCGCTGCCACAAAAAAGCAACTGGGCACAGATAGCCAAAGTAATCGATGAAGTGGTGCTGGCAGCCATTGACACCGACCGACCGATCAGCTTGATTCTGCAAGCAGGACAGCAACGGATCGAACAACTAACCAACAGAAAATAA
- a CDS encoding DNA-3-methyladenine glycosylase, translating to MKLPESYYLNSNVVEVARDLLGKYLFTNIDGVVSGGYIVETEAYNGIIDRASHAYGDRRTNRTQTMYERGGVAYVYLCYGIHEMLNVVTSVEGQPHAVLIRAVDPTVGIDAMLYRRNMALVKPNITRGPGSVGKAFGIDRKLNGISLQSDKLWIEDKGLHFTDDEVAAAPRIGVAYAEEDALLPYRFYVKGNIYVSKPNR from the coding sequence ATGAAGCTCCCGGAGTCCTATTATTTAAACAGCAACGTGGTGGAGGTGGCTCGTGACCTGTTAGGCAAATATCTGTTCACCAACATAGACGGCGTAGTGAGCGGCGGCTACATTGTGGAAACTGAAGCCTATAATGGGATCATTGACCGGGCATCACACGCATACGGTGACCGCCGAACCAATCGGACGCAGACCATGTATGAGCGGGGAGGAGTAGCTTATGTTTATTTATGTTATGGCATACATGAAATGTTGAACGTGGTCACCTCGGTAGAGGGCCAACCGCACGCTGTGCTGATCAGAGCGGTAGACCCGACGGTCGGTATCGATGCCATGCTATACCGGCGTAACATGGCCTTGGTAAAGCCGAACATTACCCGCGGACCAGGGTCGGTGGGCAAGGCGTTTGGGATCGACCGTAAATTGAACGGTATTAGCTTACAAAGCGACAAGCTTTGGATCGAAGATAAGGGACTACATTTTACAGATGACGAGGTAGCTGCGGCGCCTCGTATAGGTGTGGCATATGCCGAAGAAGACGCATTGCTGCCTTATCGCTTTTACGTGAAAGGCAATATATATGTAAGCAAGCCGAATAGATAA
- the kynU gene encoding kynureninase codes for MEYQNSAHFALELDAKDELNSFRERFLIPQHNGKDIIYLCGNSLGLQPKAAKQAITDQLDNWHQLAVEGWFDGEEPWLGYHKQLLGPLANIMGALPVEIAVMNSLTINLHLMMVSFYKPTQQRYKIIMEGGAFPSDQYAMESQVRFHGFDLEEAVIELFPREGEVTLRTEDILTAIEQNADKLALVMFSGINYYTGQFFDMEAITKAGHAAGAMVGFDLAHAAGNVPLKLHDIGADFACWCSYKYMNSGPGGISGIFVHEKHHQNRELNRFAGWWGYRNDTRFKMTPGFVPENGAEGWQVSTSPILLMAAHKASLELFEEAGSVAALRKKSIALTGYLEYLINGINAEQGEQIFKIITPKESSARGAQLSIICKRNGKAIFDHLLANGVLGDWREPDVIRLSAVPFYNSFTDVYEAAKHLAEAARLVK; via the coding sequence ATGGAATACCAAAACAGTGCTCATTTCGCACTCGAGCTTGATGCAAAGGATGAACTCAATAGCTTTCGTGAGCGCTTCCTTATCCCACAGCACAATGGAAAAGATATCATCTACTTGTGCGGCAATTCGTTAGGCCTGCAACCTAAAGCAGCCAAGCAGGCCATCACCGACCAGTTGGACAATTGGCATCAGCTTGCTGTTGAAGGTTGGTTCGATGGTGAAGAGCCTTGGCTAGGTTACCACAAACAGTTGCTTGGGCCGTTGGCCAATATCATGGGAGCCTTACCCGTCGAGATAGCGGTCATGAACTCTTTAACGATAAACCTACACCTGATGATGGTCAGCTTTTACAAGCCCACTCAGCAACGGTATAAGATCATTATGGAAGGGGGCGCTTTCCCGTCAGATCAATATGCCATGGAAAGCCAGGTACGCTTTCATGGGTTCGATCTTGAGGAGGCAGTGATCGAGCTTTTTCCGCGTGAGGGTGAAGTTACGCTTAGAACCGAAGACATCCTTACTGCCATTGAACAAAATGCCGACAAATTGGCCCTGGTGATGTTCAGCGGCATCAACTACTATACTGGTCAATTCTTCGATATGGAGGCCATTACTAAAGCTGGCCATGCGGCTGGCGCGATGGTAGGCTTCGACTTGGCTCATGCAGCTGGTAACGTTCCGTTGAAGCTTCATGACATCGGGGCCGACTTTGCCTGCTGGTGTTCATACAAATACATGAATTCTGGTCCGGGTGGGATCAGTGGAATCTTTGTGCATGAGAAACATCACCAGAACCGTGAGCTGAATCGTTTTGCAGGTTGGTGGGGCTATCGTAACGATACCCGTTTCAAAATGACGCCGGGTTTTGTGCCGGAGAACGGCGCTGAAGGGTGGCAGGTAAGCACCAGCCCAATATTGCTAATGGCCGCTCACAAAGCTTCACTCGAATTATTTGAGGAAGCCGGTAGTGTTGCTGCATTGCGCAAAAAAAGCATCGCCCTGACAGGGTATCTGGAATATCTGATAAACGGGATCAACGCTGAACAGGGTGAGCAGATCTTTAAGATCATCACACCAAAAGAGTCCAGTGCCCGGGGGGCTCAGTTGTCGATCATTTGCAAAAGGAACGGTAAGGCTATATTTGATCATCTGTTAGCTAATGGCGTGCTCGGTGATTGGCGTGAACCAGATGTGATCAGGTTAAGTGCAGTACCTTTCTACAACAGCTTTACAGATGTTTATGAGGCCGCTAAACACCTGGCCGAAGCGGCCAGGTTGGTCAAATAG
- a CDS encoding pyridoxamine 5'-phosphate oxidase family protein, which yields MNFEKDLKKLQDTDHLRGLIDKANTAMLTTFTLDGGFHSRPMATAQLDVDGNLWFFTNEFSSKVAEISHENKVNITYSNSTNNTFISVNGSAAIVDDRTRMKELWSPAVEVFFKDGIDDPALTLLKVNITDAEYWDNSAGTIGLAFKWLKSVITGDKFEPGEHEKVEL from the coding sequence ATGAATTTTGAAAAAGATCTGAAAAAGCTCCAAGATACCGACCATTTGCGCGGCCTGATCGACAAGGCCAATACCGCCATGCTAACGACTTTCACTCTGGATGGCGGCTTCCATAGCAGACCAATGGCCACCGCTCAGTTGGATGTTGATGGTAACCTGTGGTTCTTTACCAATGAGTTCTCTTCAAAAGTGGCCGAGATCTCGCATGAAAACAAGGTCAACATCACTTATTCGAACAGCACCAACAACACTTTCATCAGTGTGAACGGTTCGGCAGCTATTGTTGATGATCGTACCCGCATGAAAGAGCTGTGGTCGCCTGCGGTCGAAGTATTTTTCAAAGATGGCATAGATGACCCTGCATTGACGCTTTTGAAAGTGAACATAACCGATGCTGAATACTGGGATAACAGCGCGGGCACTATCGGTCTCGCCTTTAAATGGTTAAAGTCGGTGATCACAGGCGATAAATTTGAGCCGGGTGAACATGAAAAAGTTGAGTTATAA